In Hyphomicrobium denitrificans 1NES1, one DNA window encodes the following:
- a CDS encoding DHA2 family efflux MFS transporter permease subunit: MALSDTASESTVSKVLTATAVLLAVLMVILDMTVVNVALPHMMGALGATPDQITWVLTSYIVAEAIVIPTSGFLAERFGRKRVIFVSVAGFVVASMLCGQSQTLAQMVVFRLLQGAFGASVVPLSQAIMVDTFEARNRGKAMAIWGIGILLGPIMGPTVGGFITDHLGWRWVYYINVPIGLINLAMILAFLKQTPRSRAVADWIGALLLAIGVGSLQMLLDRGNGDDWLQSNFIITLIFVSAFCLIAFAVRSYKRPDAILRLSLLRDHNLATATFMIMAFGVGMLSTIALQPLFLEHLLGYPASTAGLVMAPRGIAVAMGMVFVATTINRFEPRWLVLIGLTLASIGTYVTTWYNLDVDMFWIIAPGIVQGLGMGMIFVPLSTLAYQTLPQEASDQAAGIFNLARTIGGSIGIAVAATVLTRESHANWQSLGAGINPYNPALTSWLDTTGLSMSDPHTLQMLAMELTRQSTMIGFIEAFGFVTLSFLVLIPLVLLLRKQQGDGPRRSPI, from the coding sequence GTGGCGCTCAGTGATACCGCCTCTGAAAGTACGGTCAGCAAAGTTCTAACTGCGACTGCCGTGCTTCTCGCGGTCCTGATGGTCATTCTCGACATGACCGTCGTCAATGTCGCGTTGCCGCATATGATGGGCGCACTTGGCGCGACGCCGGATCAGATCACCTGGGTTTTGACGTCCTACATCGTTGCCGAAGCGATTGTCATTCCGACGAGCGGCTTCCTTGCCGAGCGGTTCGGGCGAAAGCGCGTCATTTTCGTGAGCGTCGCCGGCTTCGTGGTTGCGTCGATGCTTTGCGGCCAATCGCAAACCCTGGCCCAGATGGTGGTCTTTCGTCTTCTCCAGGGCGCGTTTGGCGCGAGCGTCGTACCGCTCTCGCAAGCCATCATGGTCGATACGTTCGAAGCCCGGAATCGCGGGAAAGCCATGGCCATTTGGGGCATCGGCATTCTGCTCGGTCCTATCATGGGGCCGACGGTCGGTGGTTTCATCACGGACCATCTCGGGTGGCGATGGGTCTACTACATCAACGTGCCCATCGGACTCATCAATCTGGCGATGATCCTTGCTTTTTTGAAGCAAACGCCGCGATCGCGAGCGGTTGCGGATTGGATCGGCGCATTGCTGCTCGCCATCGGCGTCGGCAGTCTGCAAATGCTGCTCGACCGCGGAAACGGCGACGATTGGCTGCAATCGAATTTCATCATCACTTTGATCTTCGTCTCGGCGTTCTGCCTCATCGCATTCGCCGTGCGAAGTTACAAGCGGCCCGATGCCATCCTGCGCCTCAGCCTTTTGCGAGACCACAATCTCGCAACAGCAACGTTCATGATCATGGCTTTCGGCGTCGGAATGCTCAGCACGATTGCCCTGCAGCCTTTGTTTCTCGAGCACCTGCTCGGCTATCCTGCGAGCACGGCCGGCCTCGTCATGGCACCGCGCGGAATCGCGGTCGCGATGGGCATGGTCTTCGTGGCTACGACCATCAATCGCTTCGAGCCGCGGTGGCTTGTTCTCATCGGACTGACGCTCGCCTCCATCGGCACTTACGTAACGACCTGGTATAACCTCGATGTCGACATGTTCTGGATTATCGCGCCGGGAATCGTGCAAGGGCTGGGCATGGGAATGATCTTCGTTCCACTCTCGACGCTCGCGTACCAAACCCTGCCGCAAGAGGCATCGGACCAAGCCGCCGGCATCTTCAATCTCGCTCGCACGATCGGTGGATCAATCGGAATCGCGGTTGCTGCTACAGTGCTGACGCGAGAAAGCCACGCCAATTGGCAAAGCCTCGGTGCAGGAATCAATCCCTATAATCCGGCTCTTACGTCTTGGCTGGATACGACGGGCCTCAGCATGTCCGATCCACATACGCTGCAAATGCTGGCGATGGAGCTGACGCGGCAATCGACGATGATCGGATTCATTGAGGCGTTCGGATTTGTGACATTGAGCTTCCTGGTGCTGATTCCGCTCGTGCTTCTTCTGAGGAAGCAACAAGGCGATGGCCCGAGGCGCTCACCGATCTAG
- a CDS encoding efflux RND transporter permease subunit translates to MTAPENDRAADDGGWVGIFVRRPILALVFNLLVIIAGFAAYQGIEVRELPDVDRPVVTVRADYTGATPESIDSQVTAVIESAVSRVQGVTSISSTSSFGSTRVTIEFSSNTNLDTAAMDVRDAVAGIVNQLPKDMEDEPRVVKADDDATPVIQMSVSSSKMSEGELTDLVNNVIEDKLAAVEGVAAANSYGLRARTIEVRVNQVALAARGLSLDDLITAIGKAAVTTPSGALENTSQQLLVRAEAPISTPDDVSALEINSQTKVKDVAFVRWGFEDATALTRIDGKAAIGIDIIRQAQANTIDISNGVRAAVEDLRKTLPKDVTLTITSDDAIFIRESVREVVISLLLANAIVILIILAFLRSFRATIAPAISIPVSLIGTLAAIWAAGFSINLLTLLALVVATGLVVDDAIVVIENIARHRLLGAGPRAAAVLGTKEIVFAVLATTATLAAVFIPVSFMPGIVGSLFSEFGFVLAFSVTISAAVALTVCPMLASKFGTGGEGQESHDGFLTNLYMGIVEICLKLRWLFVLLCLAFGVLGWFAFQSLKQEITPSEDRGIIKIRLNAQQGSNLDYMAKLTQKVEDLLVPYRQRGEVTNVLSSIGNGGVNRAMVVATLADWSERERTQQQIQAELQKKLSDVVGLQVQTQTANSLNIRGGGQGLRFAIVGPNYDQLSDTAVALVNKMQALPDFRSVRMDYDTTQPQLSVRINREAATKLGVPITTITSLINAMIDYQKAADLFIGDDIVEIQVKAGGRPINDPADLENLFVKTADGSFVTLSSLVTIKEVAIAPTLGRENRQRSVGITASLGDGVVLGDAVKEMRTVAATVLQPNMSITLLGEAKTLAETTQNTSIVFGIALFVVFLVLAAQFESITSALVILFTVPFGLAAAALAITLTGGTLNVYSQIGLVLVVGVMAKNGILIVEFANIRRDEGATVDAAIRDAARTRLRPVMMTISAAVLGALPLILAHGAGAESRLALGWVIIGGLGFATLFTLFLIPVAYRILAPWSKPRVEETRRLIDELRTAPR, encoded by the coding sequence ATGACCGCGCCTGAGAATGACCGCGCTGCCGATGACGGCGGGTGGGTCGGTATTTTTGTTCGTCGCCCGATCCTCGCACTTGTGTTTAACCTGCTGGTCATCATTGCCGGATTTGCAGCTTACCAGGGCATCGAGGTGCGCGAACTGCCGGATGTCGATCGGCCGGTCGTTACCGTCCGCGCCGACTATACGGGTGCAACGCCCGAAAGCATCGACTCGCAGGTGACGGCCGTCATCGAAAGCGCTGTGTCGCGGGTCCAGGGCGTAACGAGCATCTCCTCGACGTCGTCATTCGGCTCGACGCGCGTGACGATCGAATTTTCGAGCAATACGAATCTCGATACCGCAGCTATGGATGTCCGCGATGCCGTCGCCGGTATCGTCAATCAGCTTCCCAAAGACATGGAGGACGAGCCCCGCGTCGTCAAAGCGGACGACGATGCGACGCCCGTCATCCAGATGTCGGTTTCATCCTCGAAGATGTCGGAAGGCGAGCTAACGGATCTCGTTAATAATGTCATCGAAGACAAGCTCGCAGCGGTCGAAGGCGTCGCCGCCGCGAATTCCTATGGCCTGCGTGCGAGAACGATCGAAGTTCGCGTCAATCAGGTGGCGCTCGCGGCCCGAGGCCTGAGCCTCGATGACTTGATTACCGCGATCGGCAAGGCGGCTGTCACCACGCCATCGGGTGCGCTTGAAAATACGTCTCAGCAACTTCTCGTTCGCGCCGAAGCGCCCATTTCGACGCCTGACGACGTAAGCGCGCTCGAGATCAATTCGCAGACGAAGGTGAAAGACGTCGCATTCGTTCGATGGGGCTTCGAGGACGCCACCGCGCTCACGCGCATCGACGGCAAAGCCGCGATCGGCATCGACATCATTCGCCAGGCGCAGGCTAATACCATCGATATTTCGAACGGCGTGCGCGCCGCCGTCGAGGACTTGCGCAAGACTCTTCCAAAGGATGTCACCCTCACGATTACCTCGGATGACGCAATCTTCATCCGGGAGTCGGTGCGCGAGGTCGTCATCAGTCTTCTGCTTGCCAACGCCATCGTCATCCTGATCATCCTGGCATTCCTGCGCTCGTTTCGAGCGACCATCGCGCCGGCCATATCAATCCCGGTATCGTTGATCGGTACACTTGCCGCCATCTGGGCGGCGGGCTTTTCCATCAATCTACTGACGCTTCTGGCACTTGTCGTCGCGACTGGACTCGTTGTCGACGATGCCATCGTCGTCATCGAGAATATCGCCCGGCACCGATTGTTGGGTGCCGGTCCAAGGGCGGCTGCCGTTCTTGGCACAAAGGAAATCGTCTTCGCGGTCCTGGCGACGACGGCGACGCTCGCCGCTGTCTTCATTCCGGTTTCGTTCATGCCCGGAATCGTCGGCAGCTTGTTTTCGGAATTCGGTTTCGTTCTGGCTTTCTCGGTAACGATTTCGGCGGCCGTCGCTCTTACGGTATGTCCGATGCTCGCATCAAAATTCGGAACGGGCGGCGAAGGCCAGGAGAGTCACGACGGCTTTCTCACCAATCTCTATATGGGCATCGTCGAGATTTGCCTGAAGCTCCGCTGGCTGTTCGTATTGCTTTGCCTTGCTTTCGGAGTGCTCGGCTGGTTTGCATTTCAATCCCTGAAGCAAGAAATAACGCCGTCTGAGGACCGCGGGATCATCAAGATCCGTTTGAATGCACAGCAAGGCAGCAATCTCGACTACATGGCAAAGCTCACCCAGAAGGTTGAGGACCTGCTTGTACCCTATCGGCAGAGGGGCGAAGTCACGAACGTCCTAAGCTCGATCGGCAATGGCGGCGTCAACCGTGCGATGGTTGTGGCGACGCTGGCCGACTGGTCAGAGCGCGAGCGGACACAACAGCAAATTCAGGCCGAGTTACAGAAGAAGCTTTCGGACGTTGTGGGCCTCCAGGTTCAAACGCAGACAGCGAACAGCTTGAACATCCGCGGCGGCGGCCAGGGCCTTCGCTTTGCGATCGTCGGTCCGAACTACGATCAACTTTCGGATACGGCCGTCGCGCTTGTCAACAAGATGCAGGCGTTGCCGGATTTCCGCAGTGTCCGCATGGACTACGACACGACGCAACCCCAACTCTCGGTCCGCATCAATCGCGAAGCAGCGACCAAGCTCGGCGTGCCCATCACCACGATCACGAGCTTGATCAATGCGATGATCGATTACCAGAAAGCCGCCGATCTCTTCATCGGCGACGACATCGTGGAAATTCAGGTCAAGGCCGGAGGCCGCCCGATTAACGATCCGGCGGATCTCGAGAACCTGTTCGTAAAAACAGCCGACGGATCTTTCGTGACGCTCTCGTCGCTGGTCACGATCAAAGAAGTTGCAATCGCTCCGACGCTTGGACGCGAGAACCGACAGCGCTCTGTCGGAATCACAGCGAGCCTCGGCGACGGCGTCGTTCTCGGAGACGCCGTCAAGGAAATGCGCACCGTCGCAGCAACCGTTCTGCAGCCGAACATGTCGATCACGTTGCTTGGCGAAGCAAAGACCTTGGCGGAGACGACGCAGAATACGTCGATCGTCTTTGGCATCGCGCTTTTCGTCGTTTTTCTCGTCCTCGCGGCGCAGTTTGAAAGCATCACGAGCGCGCTCGTAATTCTCTTTACAGTGCCGTTCGGCCTTGCGGCCGCAGCACTCGCGATCACGCTCACGGGCGGTACGCTCAACGTCTATAGCCAGATCGGCTTGGTCCTGGTCGTCGGAGTCATGGCCAAGAACGGCATTCTGATCGTCGAATTCGCCAACATCCGCCGCGACGAGGGCGCGACGGTCGATGCCGCCATTCGCGACGCAGCACGCACCCGATTGAGGCCGGTCATGATGACGATATCGGCTGCCGTTCTCGGCGCGCTGCCGCTAATCCTTGCTCATGGCGCCGGTGCCGAATCTCGCCTGGCTCTCGGCTGGGTCATTATCGGCGGCCTCGGCTTCGCGACGCTCTTCACACTATTCCTGATCCCGGTCGCCTATCGCATTCTGGCACCCTGGTCGAAACCGAGAGTGGAAGAAACTCGGCGTCTGATCGACGAGTTACGAACCGCACCGAGATAA
- a CDS encoding DUF3309 family protein, translating into MTLSTILLVILLVAVLGTLPRWPYSLEWGYGPSGLLGAAVLLLIVFAILNHTPV; encoded by the coding sequence ATGACCCTATCGACGATATTGTTGGTCATTCTTCTGGTTGCTGTACTCGGTACATTGCCGCGCTGGCCTTATAGCCTTGAATGGGGTTACGGGCCGTCGGGCCTGCTCGGCGCTGCCGTTCTGCTTCTGATTGTCTTCGCTATTCTCAATCACACACCCGTTTAA
- a CDS encoding response regulator: protein MADAALAKKRGGSPKARILLVEDEILIRLAMADDLRRAGFTVVEASNADEALSVLNTTPDIALVVTDIRMPGRIDGVELANWIRRHAPRIKVAIASANIESGMDRAFDAVFSKPVLTADLIARVRKLLPRTEQSG from the coding sequence ATGGCCGACGCGGCTCTTGCAAAAAAGAGGGGGGGCTCACCCAAGGCCCGTATACTGCTGGTTGAGGACGAAATATTGATCCGTCTTGCAATGGCGGATGATCTTCGTCGGGCGGGGTTCACCGTAGTCGAGGCGTCGAACGCGGACGAAGCCTTGAGCGTCCTGAACACCACGCCCGATATTGCGCTGGTTGTGACCGATATTCGCATGCCAGGCCGCATCGACGGTGTCGAACTCGCAAATTGGATACGGCGGCATGCCCCGCGTATCAAAGTCGCGATCGCATCGGCCAACATTGAAAGCGGAATGGATCGAGCGTTCGATGCCGTTTTTTCTAAACCCGTTCTGACTGCAGATCTGATAGCCAGGGTGCGAAAGTTGTTGCCGCGGACGGAACAGTCCGGTTAG
- a CDS encoding HlyD family secretion protein produces the protein MQDAPPKMLQGQKNSKMQQGQKSLPKANPTSTVHPPAPQSRGLLRSWPALAGLLATLAIIAAGYAYWHYSVLHPSTDNAYVQANIVPIAPLTSGLVTEVNAKEFATVKAGDVLVRLDPAPFEAALKAAEAKLTLAQQQATGPAAQSPAAKANIYQAQAGADQARLELDHATIKAPVDGIIGKVRVRPGSIAKAGMSLFPLIDTSKWWVDANFKETDLARIEAGQKATITIDLFPSHEFSGEVEAVSPASGAAFSLLPAENSTGNWVKTTQRFPVRVALTLKPGDPEMRIGASASVTVDTTSKGSGSGAQ, from the coding sequence ATGCAGGATGCACCCCCCAAGATGCTGCAAGGACAAAAGAATTCGAAAATGCAGCAAGGACAGAAATCCTTACCCAAAGCGAATCCGACTTCTACGGTGCACCCTCCCGCGCCGCAGAGCCGAGGTCTATTGAGGAGTTGGCCGGCGCTCGCCGGGCTTCTCGCAACTCTCGCGATCATCGCGGCCGGCTACGCCTACTGGCACTATTCGGTGCTCCATCCTTCGACCGACAATGCCTATGTCCAAGCCAATATAGTGCCAATCGCTCCGCTGACGTCAGGGCTCGTGACCGAGGTCAACGCCAAGGAATTTGCAACCGTCAAAGCGGGCGATGTTCTAGTGCGACTCGATCCTGCGCCGTTCGAAGCTGCGCTCAAAGCGGCGGAAGCGAAGCTGACGCTTGCACAGCAGCAGGCGACCGGCCCAGCGGCGCAATCTCCCGCAGCCAAGGCCAACATCTATCAGGCGCAGGCTGGCGCCGATCAGGCACGCCTCGAACTCGATCATGCAACGATTAAGGCCCCTGTCGATGGGATCATTGGCAAGGTGCGCGTCCGCCCTGGGTCGATTGCCAAAGCCGGCATGAGTCTATTCCCATTAATCGATACTTCGAAATGGTGGGTCGACGCGAACTTCAAGGAAACGGACCTTGCGCGCATCGAAGCGGGTCAGAAAGCCACGATAACGATCGACCTCTTTCCGTCGCATGAGTTCAGCGGCGAAGTGGAAGCCGTGAGCCCCGCCAGCGGTGCCGCGTTTTCACTGCTGCCGGCCGAAAACTCAACGGGGAACTGGGTGAAGACAACGCAGCGGTTTCCCGTCCGCGTCGCGCTCACGTTGAAGCCGGGTGATCCCGAAATGCGCATCGGCGCATCGGCATCCGTCACCGTCGATACCACCAGCAAGGGTTCCGGCAGTGGCGCTCAGTGA
- a CDS encoding CsbD family protein has translation MNWDRIEGNWKQLSGKVKEKWGQLTDDDLTRVNGNREQLEGVLQQRYGYAKDKAKEEIDRWSNSL, from the coding sequence GTGAATTGGGATCGTATCGAAGGCAATTGGAAGCAGCTCAGTGGGAAAGTCAAAGAGAAGTGGGGTCAGCTGACCGACGATGATCTGACTCGCGTCAACGGAAATCGTGAGCAGCTCGAAGGCGTGCTCCAGCAGCGTTACGGTTACGCCAAAGACAAGGCGAAAGAGGAAATCGACAGATGGTCGAATAGCCTCTAG
- a CDS encoding response regulator — MTELEIKKSNAAVLVVEDDVLVRMPIAAYLRRCGYRVIEAAGSSEALTVLNQLDLPVDVVLTDVELESGTGGFAVAKWVHENRPRTKIILAGTPRRAAEQAGELCAKGPHLKKPYDHALVETEIRNLLAVRQKLDPCETKLPSRT; from the coding sequence GTGACCGAACTCGAGATAAAAAAAAGCAATGCCGCGGTACTCGTTGTTGAGGATGACGTCCTTGTCCGCATGCCGATTGCCGCTTATCTGCGTCGCTGTGGCTATCGCGTGATCGAGGCTGCAGGCAGCAGCGAAGCTCTGACCGTGCTCAATCAGCTGGACTTACCGGTCGATGTCGTTTTGACGGATGTCGAGTTGGAGTCTGGGACAGGTGGTTTTGCCGTTGCCAAATGGGTTCACGAAAACCGCCCTCGTACCAAAATAATTCTGGCAGGCACGCCGCGCCGAGCGGCCGAGCAGGCCGGCGAGCTTTGTGCGAAGGGGCCGCATCTCAAGAAGCCGTATGATCACGCGCTCGTCGAGACGGAAATCCGAAACCTCTTGGCGGTTCGCCAAAAGCTCGACCCGTGTGAAACCAAGTTGCCAAGCCGTACCTAG
- a CDS encoding PQQ-dependent sugar dehydrogenase: MTIRLFSRGAHIAFVGAALFAVQSASAPSVHSQEKGCPASEAGITLPKGFCATIFADQIGHARQAVVAPDGTLYLNTWSGVYYNNDTPHEGGFLVALKDSKGTGHADIVSRFGPTFAQGGHGGTGIALYKNWLYAEINDQIVRYDVSKGAPAPDAKSETILSGMPITGDHPMHPIAIDGDGNLFVSVGSATNTCEVKNRMPHSPGNDPCTEMETRAGIWRYDANKPGQVFSAKERYASGIRNPEGFDFDAAGRFYSTQHGRDQLHENWPELYTAAQGFELPAEEVMIVKKDAWYGWPKCYYDPAQKKLVLAPEYGGDGGKKIGDCDKAEGPVAAFPAHWAPNDLKIYKGSQFPKAYADGAFIAFHGSWNRAPSPQAGYNVVFQPLSDGKPSGDYVVFADGFAGAHKDPGRAAHRPSGLAVGPDGALYVTDDKAGRVWRITFVGDPNVGVEAAAAPTGEAKASPEASPPKAFIPMPEKRPLFPFRRGQPLTKLHLARRSSTVRRPARPVPAVMAPTGSERLSVRRSTAAPGFGVTVAWRP; this comes from the coding sequence ATGACCATTCGCTTGTTCAGCCGTGGTGCGCATATCGCATTTGTCGGCGCGGCACTGTTTGCGGTTCAGTCGGCGAGCGCCCCTTCTGTGCACAGCCAGGAAAAAGGCTGTCCGGCATCCGAGGCGGGCATTACTTTGCCCAAAGGCTTTTGCGCCACGATCTTTGCAGATCAGATCGGGCACGCGCGTCAAGCCGTCGTCGCGCCGGATGGGACGCTCTATCTTAATACTTGGAGCGGCGTTTACTACAACAACGATACGCCGCACGAAGGTGGGTTCCTGGTTGCGCTGAAGGACTCGAAAGGAACGGGTCACGCGGATATTGTCTCACGCTTTGGCCCGACTTTCGCCCAAGGCGGCCACGGTGGCACGGGCATAGCCCTCTATAAGAACTGGCTCTATGCCGAGATCAACGATCAGATCGTGCGCTACGACGTGAGCAAAGGCGCGCCGGCTCCGGATGCGAAGTCTGAGACGATACTGAGCGGAATGCCGATCACCGGCGATCATCCGATGCATCCCATCGCGATCGATGGTGATGGCAACCTGTTCGTCTCGGTGGGGTCGGCGACAAACACATGCGAAGTGAAAAATCGCATGCCGCACTCGCCGGGTAATGATCCTTGCACCGAGATGGAAACGCGCGCTGGAATTTGGCGCTACGATGCGAATAAGCCGGGACAGGTTTTCTCGGCGAAGGAGCGTTATGCTTCCGGTATTCGCAATCCCGAAGGCTTTGATTTCGATGCGGCCGGCCGCTTCTATTCAACCCAGCACGGCCGCGACCAGCTGCATGAGAACTGGCCGGAGCTTTATACGGCCGCGCAGGGCTTCGAGCTGCCGGCCGAAGAAGTCATGATCGTCAAGAAGGATGCGTGGTACGGCTGGCCCAAGTGCTATTACGATCCAGCGCAGAAGAAGTTGGTCCTAGCTCCGGAATACGGTGGCGACGGCGGCAAGAAAATCGGCGACTGCGATAAAGCAGAAGGACCGGTCGCGGCGTTCCCTGCGCACTGGGCACCGAACGATCTTAAGATTTATAAGGGGTCTCAGTTCCCGAAAGCCTATGCGGATGGCGCCTTCATCGCCTTCCACGGATCGTGGAACCGGGCCCCATCGCCGCAAGCGGGCTACAATGTGGTGTTCCAGCCGCTTTCCGACGGCAAGCCATCTGGCGACTACGTCGTCTTCGCGGACGGCTTCGCTGGCGCGCATAAGGATCCGGGACGCGCCGCTCATCGTCCTTCAGGTCTGGCCGTTGGGCCCGATGGCGCACTCTACGTGACCGACGATAAAGCCGGACGCGTCTGGCGCATCACCTTCGTCGGCGATCCAAACGTCGGGGTCGAAGCGGCCGCGGCACCAACGGGAGAGGCGAAGGCATCGCCCGAAGCGTCGCCCCCGAAGGCGTTCATCCCGATGCCGGAAAAGAGGCCGCTCTTCCCATTCCGCAGGGGGCAACCGCTGACCAAGTTGCACTTGGCAAGAAGATCTTCCACGGTGAGGCGGCCGGCGCGACCTGTTCCGGCTGTCATGGCGCCGACGGGATCGGAACGCCTGTCGGTCCGGCGCTCGACAGCGGCACCTGGCTTTGGAGTGACGGTAGCCTGGCGGCCATAG
- a CDS encoding efflux RND transporter periplasmic adaptor subunit produces the protein MFVFPGSRRRSLFHETYFILALLLGATWLGASEGSAQRAGKRGDILPAVTLSDVKIERMNERVAAVGSGRARQQVTLTTRVAGVIDQVLFEGGQLVEANQALVKLNADTEAIAVETAQAQRAQAADTVARYKQLNEGTITKVAVAEADTALKVADANLRKAKDELDRMTIKAPFKGIMGLSTLEAGDYLAVGSPIATIDDRSTILIEFTVPEAVASSMKVGIPVRANLITRSGEIIDGKIQAVGTRIDPVSRTLVVRAEIPNPDLGLIPGSTFSISVQLPGQDSPVVPSLAIQWDRQGAFVWRVTDQNAVERVNAAILDRNGDRVYIDAKLKAGDKIVGEGGSSLRDGQTVRPQSS, from the coding sequence ATGTTCGTATTTCCAGGCTCACGGCGGCGAAGCCTCTTCCACGAAACGTACTTTATTCTTGCCTTGCTACTCGGCGCAACGTGGCTTGGCGCCTCAGAGGGAAGTGCACAGCGGGCCGGAAAGCGCGGCGATATCCTTCCAGCAGTCACTTTATCCGATGTCAAAATCGAGCGCATGAACGAACGCGTTGCAGCAGTGGGCTCAGGCCGCGCCCGTCAGCAAGTTACTTTGACAACGCGCGTCGCGGGCGTCATCGATCAGGTGCTCTTCGAGGGCGGTCAGCTCGTTGAGGCCAATCAGGCGCTTGTCAAGCTCAATGCCGATACGGAGGCAATCGCGGTCGAGACCGCCCAAGCGCAACGCGCGCAAGCTGCTGATACGGTCGCGCGCTACAAACAGCTCAATGAAGGAACCATCACAAAAGTTGCCGTTGCGGAGGCCGATACAGCCCTCAAAGTTGCAGATGCCAATTTGCGTAAAGCGAAAGACGAGCTTGATCGCATGACGATCAAGGCGCCCTTCAAAGGCATCATGGGACTTTCGACGCTTGAAGCGGGCGATTATCTCGCAGTTGGTTCGCCGATCGCAACAATCGACGACCGGTCGACGATCCTGATCGAGTTCACGGTGCCGGAAGCCGTGGCAAGCTCAATGAAAGTCGGCATCCCAGTTCGCGCAAATCTCATCACTCGTTCGGGAGAAATCATAGACGGCAAGATTCAAGCGGTTGGGACGCGTATCGATCCCGTCTCCCGCACATTGGTGGTACGCGCCGAAATTCCCAATCCCGATCTGGGGCTGATCCCCGGGTCGACATTCTCGATCTCGGTACAGCTTCCGGGCCAGGACAGTCCGGTCGTTCCTTCGCTCGCGATCCAATGGGACCGACAAGGCGCTTTCGTCTGGCGCGTCACCGATCAAAACGCCGTCGAGCGCGTGAACGCCGCGATTCTCGATCGCAACGGCGATCGCGTCTACATCGACGCCAAGCTCAAAGCCGGCGATAAAATCGTGGGGGAAGGCGGCAGCTCGCTCCGCGACGGACAGACAGTCAGACCGCAAAGCTCCTGA
- a CDS encoding Vgb family protein encodes MIIEKQHLFRAAAWALAGSLLISAAATAGELSEVALPGNSVYPESIAAAADGTLYVSGLSAGGIYRIKPGATTAEEWIKPGAFDSRSTLGVLVDQKAGLLLVCSNDVSGLGVSGPSSVKGSFVKGFDLATGEGKLSVALPKEGSFCNDFAIAPDGSIFVTNSSSPQILRLKPGASELEVWLESADFNQPKEGAGLDGISFGSDGNLYVNTYTNAEFFRVDVKDGAPGKITKLKASRPLKLADGLRPTGAQTFIMAEGSGSIDRLTVKGDEVDVETIKDGLAGPTSVALVGNTYWVPEGQLAHLFDSKSGPPHLPFRVVGISAGR; translated from the coding sequence ATGATAATCGAGAAGCAACATCTATTTAGAGCGGCGGCATGGGCGTTGGCTGGCAGCCTCTTGATCTCGGCGGCCGCGACCGCAGGAGAATTGAGCGAAGTCGCGCTACCAGGGAATAGCGTCTACCCGGAGAGCATCGCGGCCGCAGCCGATGGAACCCTTTACGTAAGTGGTCTTTCGGCCGGCGGCATATATCGCATAAAGCCCGGAGCGACGACCGCCGAAGAATGGATCAAACCCGGCGCGTTCGATAGTCGCTCGACTCTCGGCGTTCTCGTCGATCAGAAGGCTGGGCTTCTTCTCGTTTGCTCAAACGACGTTTCAGGGCTCGGCGTGTCGGGTCCGAGTTCCGTCAAGGGGAGCTTCGTCAAAGGCTTCGATCTGGCGACAGGGGAAGGCAAACTCAGCGTCGCACTTCCAAAGGAAGGCAGCTTTTGCAATGATTTCGCAATCGCGCCAGACGGATCGATCTTCGTCACCAACTCGTCATCTCCACAAATCCTGCGGTTGAAACCCGGAGCCTCCGAGCTAGAAGTCTGGCTTGAGAGCGCTGACTTCAACCAGCCCAAGGAAGGCGCAGGTCTTGATGGCATCTCCTTTGGAAGCGATGGCAACCTCTACGTCAACACCTACACCAACGCCGAGTTCTTCCGCGTCGACGTAAAAGACGGTGCACCAGGTAAGATTACGAAGCTCAAGGCATCGCGTCCGCTGAAGCTCGCCGATGGTTTGCGTCCGACCGGCGCGCAGACATTCATCATGGCGGAAGGTAGCGGCAGCATCGATCGCCTGACCGTCAAAGGCGATGAGGTCGATGTCGAAACCATCAAGGATGGCCTTGCCGGACCGACGTCTGTTGCGCTCGTGGGGAATACCTATTGGGTGCCCGAAGGTCAGCTCGCGCACCTTTTCGATTCGAAAAGCGGCCCTCCGCATCTCCCGTTCAGGGTAGTCGGAATTTCTGCAGGTCGATGA